The window TCGAGCGTATCGACATCGCCGCCCGCCAGGTCATGATCGAGGCGCGCATCGTCGAGGCCGACGACAGCTTTGCCCGCAACCTGGGCGTCAAGCTGGGACTGGCCGCCCGCACCCAGGGCGCGGCGCTCGGCAACAGCTATGCGAGCGTAGGCGAACTGAGCGGCCAGACCCCGCCGGCGGCCGGCACCTACCTGCGCGAACCGGCGCTGGGCCTGGGCGCAGGAGCCCTTGCCGGCAGCGCGCCGGGCAGCTTTGCCTTCACCCTCTTCAACGCCGCCGCCCAGCGCTTCCTCAACGTCGAACTGTCTGCGCTGGAAGCGGAGGGACGCGGCAAAATCGTCTCCAGCCCGCGCCTGGTCACGGCCGACCAGCAGGCCGCCCTGATCGAGCAGGGCGAGGAAATTCCCTACCAGCAATCGATAGGCAGCGGCGCGACCGCCACCGCTTTCAAGAAGGCCAACCTGAAACTGGAAGTCACGCCCCAGATCACCCCGGACGGCAACGTGATCCTGGACGTCGATGTCAACAAGGACAGCCGTGGCAGCGCCACGCCGGGCGGGCTGGCCATCAATACCAAGCACATCAAGACCAAGGTGCAGGTGGAAGACGGCGGCACGGTGGTCATCGGCGGCATCTATACCCAGACCGACAACGAGCATGAGACACGGGTGCCGCTGCTGGGCGAGATTCCCCTCTTGGGAGCGCTCTTCCGCAGCCGCAACAAGGTGCGCGACAAGACCGAACTGCTGATCTTCCTCACCCCGCGCATCGTCGCCCCGCCGCGCCCATATTGAGCCCCGCGCGGGGGGCGGCCGGGATTTTTTCCCCGGCAGCCGGGCAAGGACGGTAAAATCGCTGTTCCAGGCCAGTGCTGGCGGGCGGCAAGTCCGCCGGCCAGCGGCCCGGACCTCGCCCGCCGGGCTCGGGTGACTGCGCCGGCAGATGCGCAGCACCATGGACATTTGCCAGTGGCGCACAGCGCACAATTCTGAGATATGACTGGAAGCATCTTCCTTGTCGGCCTGATGGGAGCCGGCAAGACCACCATAGGCCGGGCCCTGGCCAAGAAGCTGAACAAGCGTTTCATCGACTCGGACCACGAGATCGAAGCACGCACCGGGGCGACCATTCCGGTGATCTTCGAGATCGAGGGCGAGGAGAACTTCCGCCGCCGCGAGGCCGAGGTGATCCGCGAACTGACCGCCCTGCCCGATATCGTGCTGGCCACCGGCGGTGGCGCGATCCTGCGTGCCGAGAATCGCGACAATCTCAAGAAGGGCGGCACGGTGGTCTACCTGCGCGCCAGCATCAATCAGATCCTGCAGCGCACCGGTCGCGACAAGAACCGCCCGCTGCTGCAGACCGCCGATCCGCGCCGCAAGCTCGAAGAGCTCTCCCGCCAGCGCGACCCGCTGTACCGCGATGTGGCGGATTTCGTCATCGAGACCAACCGGCCCAACGTGCAATTCCTGGTGCAGACCATCATCAGCCATCTCGAGCTGTCGCCTCCGGAAAGCAGCTGGCAGAGCGCGCCGGCCGCCGACGAAACCATCGTCATCGAACGCAGCAGCGCACTGGTGACCAGCGCTGCCGATGGCGCGGTGGTGGTATCGACCAGCCACACCTCCCAGACTTTCCATGGCGCGGCCAGCGCCGAACCGACTCTTGCCCGCATGAACCAGAACACCGCTTCCGCCCCCGCGCCCATCACCCTCAACGTCGACCTGGGCGAGCGCAGCTATCCCATCCACATCGGCCGCGGCCTGCTGGACGACGCCGGCCTGCTGCCGCAATACGTCAAGGGCAAGCGCGTGGCCATCGTCACCAATGACAAGGTCGGGCCGCTCTACCTGGACAAGGTCGCCCAGCCGCTGCGCGCCGCCGGCAAACTGGTGACCGAGATCGTGCTGCCCGATGGCGAGGAAGAAAAGAACTGGGCCAGCCTGATGAAGATCTTCGATCGCCTGCTGGCCGACAAGTGTGATCGCAAGACCACGCTCATCGCCCTGGGCGGCGGCGTCATCGGCGACCTGACCGGCTTTGCGGCGGCCTCCTACATGCGCGGCGTGCCCTTCGTGCAAGTCCCCACGACCCTGCTGTCGCAGGTGGATTCGTCGGTGGGCGGCAAGACCGGCATCAATCATCCGCTGGGCAAGAACATGATCGGCGCGTTCTACCAGCCGCAGGCCGTCATCGCCGACACCGCCACCCTGCACACCCTGCCGCCGCGCGAGCTGTCGGCCGGCATCGCCGAAGTGATCAAGCACGGCGCCATC is drawn from Herbaspirillum seropedicae and contains these coding sequences:
- the aroKB gene encoding bifunctional shikimate kinase/3-dehydroquinate synthase AroKB, translating into MTGSIFLVGLMGAGKTTIGRALAKKLNKRFIDSDHEIEARTGATIPVIFEIEGEENFRRREAEVIRELTALPDIVLATGGGAILRAENRDNLKKGGTVVYLRASINQILQRTGRDKNRPLLQTADPRRKLEELSRQRDPLYRDVADFVIETNRPNVQFLVQTIISHLELSPPESSWQSAPAADETIVIERSSALVTSAADGAVVVSTSHTSQTFHGAASAEPTLARMNQNTASAPAPITLNVDLGERSYPIHIGRGLLDDAGLLPQYVKGKRVAIVTNDKVGPLYLDKVAQPLRAAGKLVTEIVLPDGEEEKNWASLMKIFDRLLADKCDRKTTLIALGGGVIGDLTGFAAASYMRGVPFVQVPTTLLSQVDSSVGGKTGINHPLGKNMIGAFYQPQAVIADTATLHTLPPRELSAGIAEVIKHGAIIDAPFFDWIETNIAQLVSKDDAALAYAIQRSCEIKAEVVRQDEREGGLRAILNFGHTFGHAIENGLGYGQWLHGEAVGCGMVMAADLSHRLGYIDAGARDRVRALTAAAGLPTVAPDLGVARWLELMEVDKKNEGGQIKFILIRPLGSPLITNVPQDLLLQTLAACTGE